The Bacteroidia bacterium genome includes a region encoding these proteins:
- a CDS encoding response regulator transcription factor: MLRTIIIDDEIDAINSIVLIIKEYCPNLEIVGTATTMNEALKEIPLKKPDLLILDIEMPFGSGFDLLEKLQDRKFEIIFVTAYNNHAIKAFKYSAIDYLLKPIDIDEFILAIKRVHNRISKQIPTHDEYSVLLENIKTINPTKLAINTNDGTIYIAFSDIVRMEGDGSYSNIFIKNNQKILVSKTLKDFQEILFDKNLFRPHHSHLINIDHVICFHNKDGGTIEMSDGALVPLARRKKEEFLEIMSHYAR; the protein is encoded by the coding sequence ATGCTTAGAACTATTATTATTGATGATGAAATTGATGCCATCAATTCTATCGTTCTCATAATCAAAGAATATTGCCCTAACCTCGAAATTGTTGGAACCGCAACAACAATGAATGAGGCATTAAAAGAAATTCCATTAAAAAAGCCTGATTTGCTTATACTTGATATTGAAATGCCATTTGGCTCTGGTTTTGATTTACTAGAAAAACTTCAGGATAGAAAATTTGAAATAATTTTTGTCACTGCATATAACAATCACGCTATAAAAGCTTTTAAATATAGCGCAATAGACTACTTGCTTAAACCAATTGATATTGACGAATTTATTTTAGCAATTAAAAGGGTACACAACAGAATATCAAAGCAAATTCCAACACATGATGAATACTCCGTACTGCTTGAAAATATAAAAACAATTAATCCTACAAAACTTGCTATAAATACTAACGACGGCACTATTTATATTGCATTTAGTGACATAGTAAGAATGGAAGGCGATGGAAGTTATTCAAATATTTTCATAAAAAATAATCAGAAGATACTGGTTTCAAAAACATTAAAAGATTTTCAGGAAATACTTTTTGATAAAAACTTATTCAGACCCCACCACTCCCACTTAATTAATATAGATCACGTTATCTGTTTCCACAATAAGGATGGTGGCACAATTGAGATGTCTGATGGCGCACTTGTTCCATTAGCCCGAAGAAAAAAAGAAGAGTTTTTAGAAATTATGTCTCATTATGCACGTTAA
- the hflX gene encoding GTPase HflX yields the protein MLEINKSVPLKTEQAVLISAIHQNQEDNQVNEYLDELEFLALTAGANTIKRFTQRISEPDSRTYIGKGKLDQIAEYIKEKNATMAIFDDELSGSQLRNIEKVLGCKVLDRTNLILDIFAARAQTAYAKVQVELAQYQYILPRLTKMWTHLERQKGGIGLRGPGETELETDRRVIKWRISLLKEQLKKIDRQMSTQRQRRNELVRIALVGYTNVGKSTIMNLLSKSNIFAENKLFATLDTTVRKVVIGNLPFLISDTVGFIRKLPHSLIEAFNSTLNEIREADILLHVVDISHPNFEEQINVVNQTLHEIKASDKQSILVFNKIDNYLPPDEDDLLYQGPHNLTELKNSWMAKNNFPCIFISATKKENIEDFRNIIYQKIKDLHITRYPNENFYFFN from the coding sequence ATGCTTGAAATTAATAAATCGGTTCCGTTAAAAACTGAACAAGCTGTACTTATAAGTGCAATACATCAAAATCAGGAAGACAATCAGGTAAATGAATATTTGGACGAACTTGAATTTTTAGCTTTAACAGCAGGGGCAAATACAATAAAAAGATTTACCCAAAGAATTTCGGAACCAGATTCGCGTACTTATATCGGAAAAGGAAAACTTGACCAGATTGCTGAATATATTAAAGAAAAAAATGCCACTATGGCAATTTTCGACGACGAATTAAGTGGTTCGCAATTAAGAAATATTGAAAAAGTTTTAGGTTGTAAAGTACTAGATAGAACCAATCTTATTCTTGACATTTTTGCAGCCAGAGCACAAACTGCATATGCAAAAGTACAGGTTGAACTAGCACAATATCAATATATTTTACCACGACTTACTAAGATGTGGACTCACCTTGAAAGACAAAAAGGTGGTATCGGGCTTCGTGGTCCTGGTGAGACAGAACTTGAAACCGACAGAAGAGTTATTAAATGGCGAATTTCATTATTAAAAGAGCAGCTAAAGAAAATTGACAGACAAATGTCCACACAACGCCAAAGAAGAAACGAATTAGTAAGAATTGCACTTGTTGGATACACTAATGTTGGGAAGTCTACAATAATGAATTTGCTTAGTAAATCGAATATTTTTGCTGAAAATAAATTATTTGCAACATTAGACACAACAGTAAGAAAAGTTGTTATTGGCAATTTACCTTTTTTAATTTCAGACACAGTAGGTTTCATAAGAAAATTACCTCATAGCCTTATAGAAGCATTTAATTCTACTCTTAACGAAATACGGGAAGCTGACATACTTCTGCACGTTGTAGATATTAGTCACCCTAACTTTGAAGAACAAATTAATGTTGTAAATCAAACTTTGCACGAAATTAAGGCATCTGACAAACAATCAATTCTTGTTTTCAATAAAATAGATAATTATTTACCACCAGATGAAGACGACTTACTTTATCAGGGACCGCATAACCTTACCGAATTAAAAAACAGTTGGATGGCAAAAAATAATTTTCCTTGTATTTTTATTTCAGCAACAAAAAAGGAAAATATCGAAGATTTTAGAAATATTATTTACCAAAAGATTAAAGATCTTCATATAACACGCTACCCAAACGAAAATTTTTATTTTTTTAATTGA
- the guaB gene encoding IMP dehydrogenase: MSFLADKILDEGLTFDDVLLVPSYSEVMPRQVSLCSQFTRNISINIPVVSAAMDTVTDSTLAIAMAREGGIGVIHKNMTIEQQAKEVMRVKRAENGMILDPITISKDGTVGDALNLMKEYKIGGIPVVDKNKILVGIVTNRDLRFQQNAKRPIKEVMTSKNIITTSQSTDLHKASEILQHHKIEKLPVVDSKNRLIGLLTYKDITKAKDRPNSCKDEKGRLRVAAAVGVTSDTIDRIDELVNAQVDAITIDTAHGHSKGVIEMLKRAKKKYPSMEFIVGNIATSEAAKILVKAGADAVKVGIGPGSICTTRIIAGVGVPQLSAIYEVAKSIKGSGVPVIADGGIRYSGDIVKALAAGASSIMAGSLFAGVEESPGETIIFQGRKFKSYRGMGSIEAMQKGSKDRYFQDMEDDIKKLVPEGISARVPYKGTLYEVLYQMVGGLRAGMGYCGSQNITALQNAKFVRLTSAGVTESHPHGVTITSEAPNYSRE, from the coding sequence ATGTCATTTTTAGCAGATAAAATTTTAGACGAAGGCTTAACCTTTGATGATGTATTACTTGTTCCATCATATAGTGAAGTGATGCCCAGACAGGTTTCATTATGCTCACAATTTACCAGAAATATTAGTATAAATATTCCGGTTGTTTCTGCAGCAATGGATACTGTTACAGATTCTACTCTTGCAATAGCAATGGCACGTGAAGGAGGTATTGGGGTCATTCATAAAAATATGACCATAGAGCAGCAGGCAAAGGAAGTTATGAGGGTAAAGCGTGCCGAAAATGGAATGATACTGGATCCAATCACAATAAGTAAAGATGGAACAGTTGGAGATGCACTAAATTTAATGAAAGAATATAAAATTGGAGGAATTCCAGTTGTTGACAAAAATAAAATCTTAGTGGGCATTGTTACAAACCGCGACTTACGTTTTCAGCAAAATGCAAAACGTCCTATTAAAGAAGTAATGACATCAAAAAACATTATTACAACATCTCAATCTACCGATTTACATAAAGCCTCTGAGATTTTACAACATCACAAAATTGAAAAACTTCCTGTTGTTGACAGTAAAAACAGATTAATAGGTTTATTAACCTATAAAGATATAACAAAAGCCAAAGATCGTCCTAATTCATGTAAAGATGAAAAAGGAAGATTAAGAGTTGCCGCAGCAGTTGGTGTAACATCAGATACAATAGACAGAATTGACGAACTTGTAAATGCACAAGTTGATGCTATTACAATTGATACTGCCCATGGTCATTCGAAAGGTGTTATTGAAATGCTCAAAAGAGCCAAGAAAAAATATCCTTCAATGGAATTTATTGTTGGCAACATTGCAACCTCTGAAGCTGCAAAAATACTTGTAAAAGCAGGTGCAGATGCAGTAAAAGTGGGCATTGGTCCTGGTTCAATTTGCACAACCAGAATTATTGCTGGTGTTGGAGTTCCTCAGCTTTCTGCAATTTATGAAGTTGCAAAAAGTATAAAGGGCAGCGGAGTTCCTGTAATTGCAGACGGTGGAATACGTTATTCAGGTGACATTGTTAAAGCACTGGCAGCCGGCGCAAGCTCAATAATGGCAGGAAGTCTATTTGCAGGAGTAGAAGAATCACCAGGCGAAACAATTATTTTTCAAGGCAGAAAATTTAAATCATACAGAGGAATGGGTTCTATTGAAGCAATGCAAAAAGGCTCAAAGGATCGTTATTTTCAGGACATGGAAGATGATATTAAAAAACTTGTTCCAGAAGGTATATCAGCAAGAGTTCCATACAAAGGAACTTTATATGAAGTTTTATACCAAATGGTTGGTGGTCTAAGAGCAGGAATGGGATATTGCGGGTCGCAAAATATTACAGCATTACAAAACGCAAAATTTGTTCGATTAACCAGTGCAGGTGTTACAGAAAGTCACCCACACGGTGTAACAATCACAAGTGAAGCACCAAATTACAGTAGAGAATAA
- a CDS encoding peptidylprolyl isomerase, producing MNNKIMTRFINLTGLFVLLSVATVFGQANDDDATLLTIDNSKISKGEFVRIYKKNNTKDTQIDNKSLNDYLELFINFKLKVLEAQKLGLDTVETFKKELAGYRKQLSIPYLVDKDVDEKLLKEAYERKKIALRASHILIKLSDNPTPQDTLVAYNKAFDLYKRAIAGEDFGKLAKENSEDETTKNTDGDISYFSVLSTVYPFENAAYNMKVGDISTPVRTAFGYHVIKLTEKTTNPGEVKVAHIMVIVPRDAKPEDVKKAEDKINDVYAKLQAGDDFGKTALEFSDDKSSAKKGGELPWFGTGRMVPEFEAAAFALKNKGDYSKPVRTAFGWHILKKVDSKPVGTYEEVKSDLQTKLTKDSRAQQSRISLIGKLKKEYNYKLNDKQLAEFYKVADTSLFTCNWKAVKAAALTKPLFTIGDSTYNQKQFANYLENNKKKTKTENVAPVMLTMFINEQFNKFSEDKIIAYEEARLDSKFPQFRYLMNEYHDGILLFDLTDKMVWSKAVKDTVGLKEFYEKNKNNYMWEKRADVTTFQYADDKAKDETLKLIEKKIAKGYTNEDIVKMETKKDTLALKIVENKLYQKGDNTTIDNIAFNEQSANNKAFGLNTEKHYIYYVNKMIEPQVKTLPEAKGLATADYQAFLEKNWITELRAKHTITVNKEILSTIK from the coding sequence ATGAATAATAAAATTATGACACGTTTCATTAATTTAACAGGTTTATTTGTGCTGCTATCAGTGGCAACAGTTTTCGGACAAGCAAATGATGATGATGCAACATTGCTAACCATTGACAACTCTAAAATTTCAAAGGGAGAATTTGTCCGTATTTACAAAAAGAATAATACTAAGGACACTCAAATTGATAACAAATCACTAAATGATTATTTAGAGTTATTTATTAATTTTAAATTAAAAGTTCTTGAAGCTCAAAAATTAGGATTAGATACAGTTGAAACCTTTAAAAAAGAATTGGCAGGTTACAGAAAACAATTATCTATTCCTTATCTTGTAGATAAAGATGTTGATGAAAAATTACTAAAAGAAGCCTATGAAAGAAAAAAGATTGCATTACGTGCAAGTCATATTTTAATAAAGTTATCTGACAATCCTACACCACAAGACACATTAGTTGCTTATAACAAAGCATTTGATTTATACAAGCGAGCTATAGCCGGTGAAGATTTTGGAAAGCTAGCCAAAGAAAACTCTGAAGATGAAACTACAAAAAACACGGACGGAGATATCAGTTACTTCTCAGTTCTTTCAACAGTTTATCCGTTTGAAAATGCTGCTTACAATATGAAAGTTGGTGATATTTCAACACCAGTAAGAACTGCATTTGGTTATCATGTAATTAAACTTACCGAAAAAACAACTAACCCTGGAGAAGTAAAAGTTGCACATATTATGGTTATTGTTCCAAGAGATGCAAAACCAGAAGATGTAAAGAAAGCCGAGGATAAAATAAACGATGTATATGCTAAATTACAAGCTGGTGACGACTTTGGAAAAACTGCATTAGAGTTTTCTGATGATAAATCATCTGCAAAAAAAGGTGGAGAGCTTCCTTGGTTTGGAACCGGAAGGATGGTACCTGAATTTGAAGCAGCAGCTTTTGCTTTAAAAAATAAAGGCGACTATTCAAAACCAGTAAGAACAGCTTTTGGATGGCATATACTTAAAAAGGTTGACAGCAAACCTGTTGGAACATATGAAGAAGTTAAATCAGATTTGCAAACAAAGCTCACAAAAGATAGTCGTGCTCAACAAAGCAGAATATCTTTAATTGGAAAATTAAAGAAAGAATATAATTATAAATTAAACGACAAACAACTTGCAGAATTTTATAAAGTTGCCGACACTTCATTATTCACATGTAACTGGAAAGCTGTAAAAGCTGCTGCTTTAACAAAACCATTGTTTACAATTGGTGATTCAACTTATAATCAGAAACAGTTTGCAAATTATTTAGAAAATAACAAGAAAAAAACAAAAACTGAAAACGTTGCTCCGGTAATGCTAACAATGTTCATTAACGAACAATTTAACAAATTTTCAGAAGATAAAATAATTGCATACGAAGAAGCAAGATTAGACAGTAAATTTCCACAATTCAGATATTTAATGAATGAATACCATGATGGTATTTTACTTTTTGATTTAACCGATAAAATGGTATGGTCTAAAGCTGTTAAGGACACTGTTGGGTTAAAAGAATTTTATGAAAAAAATAAGAATAATTACATGTGGGAAAAACGTGCAGATGTAACAACCTTTCAATATGCTGATGATAAAGCAAAAGATGAGACTTTAAAACTTATCGAGAAAAAAATTGCTAAAGGTTATACAAATGAAGACATTGTAAAAATGGAAACTAAAAAAGATACTTTAGCTTTAAAAATTGTTGAAAACAAACTTTATCAGAAAGGTGATAATACAACTATTGACAATATCGCTTTTAACGAACAGTCAGCTAACAACAAAGCATTTGGATTAAACACAGAAAAGCATTATATATATTATGTTAACAAAATGATAGAACCTCAGGTAAAAACATTGCCTGAAGCTAAGGGTCTAGCTACAGCAGACTATCAGGCTTTTCTTGAGAAAAACTGGATTACTGAGTTAAGGGCTAAGCATACAATAACAGTTAACAAAGAAATTTTATCTACTATAAAATAA
- a CDS encoding spore maturation protein gives MVLNYIWIAFFIIAFVVGLIKLIFFGDVTVFSSMMNGAFDSAKTAFELSLGLTGVMTLWLGLMKVAENGGMVNILARLVRPLFGKLFPEIPKNHPVHGSIIMNISANMLGLDNAATPLGLKAMKELHDLNPNKNIASNSQIMFMVLNASGLTIIPISIMVYRTQLGAVNPSDVFIPILIATFCSTLAGIIAVSLVQKINLFNKVVFGYLGIFTVLISTLIWYFSTISSEKVNEISTVSANLIIFGIIISFILLAVFKKVNVYDSFIDGAKEGFSIAIKIIPYLVAILVGVAVFRASGAMDYIISGLGYFFAMLGLNTDFVPSLPTALMKPLSGSGARGLMLDSMKVYGVDSFVGRLSCILQGASDTTFYIIAVYFGSIGVKNTRHAISCALIADLAGVLAAIFVAYLFFH, from the coding sequence ATGGTTTTAAATTATATCTGGATAGCGTTTTTCATTATTGCCTTTGTTGTTGGGCTTATAAAATTAATCTTCTTTGGTGACGTTACTGTTTTTAGCAGTATGATGAATGGAGCTTTTGATAGTGCTAAAACTGCTTTTGAACTTTCTTTAGGATTAACTGGTGTAATGACACTTTGGCTGGGTTTAATGAAAGTTGCTGAAAACGGAGGTATGGTAAATATATTGGCAAGACTTGTTAGACCATTGTTTGGAAAATTGTTTCCCGAAATTCCAAAAAACCATCCGGTTCATGGTTCAATAATTATGAATATTTCAGCTAATATGTTAGGTCTAGATAATGCTGCAACTCCTTTGGGTTTAAAAGCTATGAAAGAACTTCATGATTTAAATCCAAATAAAAACATAGCTTCAAATTCTCAAATAATGTTTATGGTACTTAATGCATCAGGTTTAACAATAATCCCTATTAGCATTATGGTTTATCGTACACAACTTGGAGCAGTAAATCCTTCAGATGTTTTTATTCCTATTCTAATAGCTACATTTTGTTCTACTCTAGCCGGAATTATAGCAGTTAGTCTTGTTCAGAAAATTAATCTTTTTAATAAAGTTGTATTTGGTTATTTAGGAATTTTCACGGTGTTAATTTCTACTCTTATTTGGTACTTTTCAACTATTTCATCCGAAAAAGTTAATGAGATTTCTACAGTTTCTGCCAATCTAATAATTTTTGGTATTATTATAAGCTTTATTCTTTTAGCGGTATTTAAAAAAGTAAATGTTTACGATTCTTTTATTGATGGTGCGAAAGAGGGTTTTTCTATTGCAATAAAAATAATTCCATATTTGGTAGCAATTTTAGTGGGTGTTGCAGTATTTAGAGCGTCTGGAGCAATGGATTATATAATAAGTGGATTGGGTTACTTTTTTGCTATGCTTGGTTTAAATACTGATTTTGTTCCTTCACTTCCAACTGCATTAATGAAACCACTTAGTGGAAGCGGAGCCAGGGGATTAATGCTTGATTCAATGAAAGTTTATGGGGTCGATTCATTTGTAGGACGATTATCATGTATATTACAAGGTGCAAGTGATACAACATTTTATATTATTGCTGTTTATTTCGGCTCAATTGGTGTCAAAAATACACGTCACGCTATTTCATGTGCATTAATTGCAGATTTAGCTGGAGTTTTAGCTGCAATTTTTGTAGCATATTTATTTTTTCATTAA
- a CDS encoding cation transporter — MNEKVKVASLSIASNTTLIIIKLLVGIFTGSVSIISEAIHSTMDLVAAIVAFFSVKVSDTPPDKRHPYGHGKIENISGVIEAILIFIASIWIIYEAIYKIRSNEKIESIGLGSLVMLVSAAVNIIVSRILYKVAKKTNSIALEADALHLKADVYTSLGVALGLGLIWLTGYQILDPIVAILVAIFILYESFQLLKKAFSPLLDSAMEEKDLKTINEYFEKRNIKIHDLRTRISGKYKFAEIHMVMLGNKSLDEVHNVCDEVEKELQNIIPDFQLTIHPEPESNKN; from the coding sequence ATGAACGAGAAAGTAAAAGTAGCAAGTTTATCCATTGCTTCAAATACCACTTTAATAATTATTAAATTATTAGTTGGAATATTTACCGGTTCGGTAAGTATTATATCTGAAGCAATACATTCAACCATGGATCTGGTTGCTGCTATTGTTGCATTTTTTTCTGTTAAAGTTTCAGATACACCTCCGGATAAACGCCATCCTTACGGTCACGGTAAAATTGAAAACATATCCGGAGTAATTGAAGCTATATTAATATTTATTGCGTCAATCTGGATAATTTATGAAGCTATTTACAAGATAAGATCTAATGAAAAAATTGAATCTATTGGATTAGGCTCATTAGTTATGCTAGTCTCTGCCGCTGTAAATATTATTGTATCACGAATATTATATAAAGTTGCCAAGAAAACTAATTCTATTGCTTTAGAAGCAGATGCTCTTCATCTTAAAGCTGATGTTTACACCTCACTAGGAGTAGCTTTAGGACTTGGTCTTATATGGCTAACAGGCTATCAAATTCTTGACCCAATAGTTGCCATATTAGTTGCAATTTTCATTTTATATGAATCTTTCCAATTATTAAAAAAAGCATTTAGTCCATTACTTGATTCTGCAATGGAGGAAAAAGACTTAAAAACAATTAACGAATATTTTGAAAAAAGAAATATTAAAATTCACGACTTGCGAACAAGGATTTCCGGTAAATACAAATTTGCTGAAATACATATGGTAATGTTGGGTAATAAATCTTTAGATGAAGTTCATAATGTATGCGATGAAGTTGAAAAAGAACTTCAAAATATAATACCGGATTTCCAACTTACAATTCATCCTGAACCAGAATCAAACAAAAATTAA
- a CDS encoding RecQ family ATP-dependent DNA helicase yields the protein MNEFKEILAKYWGYTKFRELQEEIIISVFKGNDTLGLLPTGGGKSITFQVPALAKPGVCLVVTPLIALMKDQVENLRKKNIKANMVFSGMSQREIDLALENACFDPELKFLYLSPERLGTDLFREKIKGMKVNFLVVDEAHCISQWGYDFRPSYLKIAEIRELIPKTPILALTATATPEVVEDIQNKLLFKCKNAIQKSFERKNLTYFVKHTEDKFADLLKISNHSPGTGIVYVRNRKKTVEIANFLRKQKISADFYHAGLDMQTRNKKQEDWKSGKCRIMVSTNAFGMGIDKPDVRFVVHMDLPDSIEAYFQEAGRGGRDEKRSFAVLLVNEVDRMKLAEQVEISFPPIDKIRQVYNALGNYLQVPIGSGKGREFEFSLTGFVSQYKFEILVAFSSLKLLEQEGYITLTDEIETPSRLHFLPNRDELYNFQLRYEKYDAVIKFLLRSYSGLFNDYVRIDEEFLAKRAGISKDELVKIFLDLNKYDVIEYLPRKKSPFLMYTENRLEDKSVIFSPANYRDRKSRLIKRIEHVLNYAFTNNKCRNQLLLLYFGEKNPFRCGVCDVCRQRNELGLSNFEFDNILEKIKQALSAESFELNDLVEKSDYPKEKTVKVIQWLLDHGKISYNKHNRLKWSHTLNENV from the coding sequence TTGAATGAGTTTAAGGAAATATTAGCAAAGTACTGGGGTTATACAAAATTTCGAGAGTTACAAGAAGAAATTATTATTTCTGTATTTAAAGGAAATGATACTCTAGGATTGCTTCCAACTGGTGGAGGTAAGTCAATTACATTTCAGGTTCCTGCTCTAGCTAAGCCAGGTGTATGCTTAGTTGTAACACCTTTAATTGCTTTAATGAAAGATCAGGTAGAAAATTTAAGAAAGAAGAATATTAAAGCAAATATGGTTTTTTCGGGAATGTCTCAAAGAGAAATTGATCTGGCTCTTGAAAATGCCTGTTTTGACCCAGAACTTAAATTTTTGTACTTATCTCCGGAAAGATTAGGAACCGATTTATTTAGAGAGAAAATTAAGGGGATGAAAGTTAATTTTCTTGTTGTTGATGAGGCTCATTGTATTTCACAATGGGGTTATGATTTTCGACCATCATATTTAAAAATTGCAGAAATTCGCGAATTAATTCCTAAAACTCCGATTCTTGCATTAACTGCAACTGCAACTCCTGAAGTTGTTGAAGATATTCAGAATAAATTACTTTTTAAATGTAAAAATGCAATTCAGAAAAGCTTTGAAAGAAAAAATCTTACATATTTTGTAAAACATACCGAAGATAAATTTGCTGATTTACTTAAAATATCAAATCATAGTCCAGGTACAGGTATAGTTTATGTCCGAAACAGAAAAAAAACTGTTGAGATTGCAAATTTTTTAAGAAAACAAAAGATTTCAGCAGATTTTTATCATGCGGGTCTTGATATGCAAACCCGAAATAAAAAACAAGAAGATTGGAAATCAGGTAAATGTAGAATAATGGTTTCTACAAATGCTTTTGGAATGGGTATAGATAAACCTGATGTACGTTTTGTTGTTCATATGGATTTACCTGATTCAATAGAAGCGTATTTTCAGGAAGCAGGTAGAGGGGGTAGAGATGAAAAAAGGTCGTTTGCGGTTTTACTTGTTAATGAGGTTGATAGAATGAAGCTTGCAGAGCAGGTTGAAATTTCATTTCCTCCAATAGATAAAATCAGGCAGGTTTATAATGCTTTAGGAAATTATTTGCAGGTACCTATCGGTTCCGGAAAAGGACGAGAATTTGAATTTAGCCTTACAGGCTTTGTAAGTCAATATAAATTTGAGATTCTTGTAGCTTTTAGTAGTTTAAAGCTTCTGGAACAAGAAGGCTACATTACTTTAACCGATGAAATTGAAACTCCTTCGAGACTTCATTTTTTACCAAATAGAGATGAATTATATAATTTTCAATTAAGGTATGAAAAGTATGATGCTGTTATTAAATTTTTATTGCGGTCATATTCTGGCCTTTTTAATGATTATGTAAGAATAGACGAAGAATTTTTAGCAAAACGAGCAGGTATTAGTAAAGACGAACTTGTAAAAATATTTTTAGATTTAAATAAGTATGATGTTATTGAGTATTTGCCTAGGAAAAAAAGTCCGTTTTTAATGTATACAGAAAACAGGCTGGAAGATAAATCTGTAATATTTTCACCGGCAAATTACAGAGATAGAAAAAGCCGTTTGATAAAAAGAATTGAACACGTTTTAAATTATGCATTCACAAATAATAAATGTAGAAATCAACTACTTTTATTATATTTTGGTGAGAAAAATCCTTTTCGTTGTGGAGTTTGCGATGTTTGTAGGCAGAGAAACGAATTAGGTTTGAGTAATTTTGAATTTGATAACATTCTGGAGAAAATAAAGCAAGCATTATCTGCTGAATCATTCGAGCTTAACGATCTTGTCGAGAAGTCTGATTACCCAAAAGAAAAAACAGTTAAAGTTATTCAATGGTTGTTAGATCATGGGAAAATTTCATATAATAAACATAATAGATTGAAGTGGTCTCATACACTTAACGAAAATGTTTAG
- the kdsB gene encoding 3-deoxy-manno-octulosonate cytidylyltransferase has product MKILGLIPARYASTRFPGKPLVDINGKTMIMRVYEQSAKIFEFVYIATDDSRIYDHVINCGGKAVMTLSSHQSGTDRCAEALDLISEQLNCSFDIVVNIQGDEPFINPLQLELLVSCFEDDKAQIATLVKVITNNNEVFDSNKPKVILDKKGKAIYFSRSPIPYLRNVSQNDWVTKNEFYKHIGLYAYRANILHEIIKLPVSKLEKAESLEQLRWIENGYKINTKITEIETLSVDTPEDLKNISLFL; this is encoded by the coding sequence GTGAAAATTCTTGGACTTATACCTGCAAGATATGCATCAACAAGGTTTCCGGGTAAACCATTAGTTGATATAAATGGTAAAACTATGATTATGCGGGTTTACGAACAATCTGCAAAAATTTTTGAATTTGTGTACATTGCTACTGATGATAGCAGAATTTATGATCATGTTATTAATTGTGGTGGTAAAGCTGTTATGACTTTGTCTTCACACCAAAGTGGAACAGATCGCTGTGCCGAGGCATTAGATTTAATATCTGAACAATTAAACTGCTCATTTGATATTGTTGTCAATATTCAGGGTGACGAGCCATTTATAAATCCTTTACAATTAGAATTACTTGTTTCTTGCTTTGAAGATGATAAGGCTCAGATTGCAACTTTGGTAAAAGTTATAACAAATAATAATGAAGTATTTGATTCAAATAAACCTAAAGTTATTTTAGATAAAAAAGGTAAGGCAATTTATTTTAGCCGTTCGCCAATTCCATATCTGAGAAATGTTAGCCAAAATGATTGGGTTACTAAAAATGAGTTTTATAAACATATTGGATTATATGCATATAGGGCAAATATTCTTCATGAAATAATAAAATTGCCAGTTTCAAAACTAGAAAAAGCTGAATCACTTGAACAGCTAAGATGGATTGAGAACGGGTATAAAATAAATACAAAAATTACTGAAATTGAAACATTGTCAGTAGATACTCCGGAAGACTTAAAAAATATTAGTTTATTTCTCTGA
- a CDS encoding tetratricopeptide repeat protein has product MKNWLKEGNKKYLSGDYSGAIKCYNKAIEENPELIEAYLNRGIAKHDSGHYEKAIEDYNKVIFYDKTNAEAFKNRALAYYSLNNSIAALADYNEATRLFSEK; this is encoded by the coding sequence ATGAAAAACTGGCTCAAAGAAGGCAATAAAAAATACCTAAGTGGTGATTATTCCGGGGCTATAAAATGCTATAATAAAGCTATTGAAGAAAACCCAGAATTAATTGAAGCTTATTTAAACAGAGGTATTGCCAAACACGACTCAGGGCATTATGAAAAGGCAATAGAGGATTATAACAAAGTTATTTTTTACGATAAAACCAATGCTGAAGCTTTCAAAAACAGAGCTCTTGCTTATTACAGTTTAAATAATAGTATTGCTGCACTTGCCGATTACAATGAAGCAACAAGACTATTCTCAGAGAAATAA